The following nucleotide sequence is from Aspergillus nidulans FGSC A4 chromosome I.
AGAGTTGTATATGTATAAGCACCCGTATAGTCAAAGCCAACCCAGGTTACAAGGCTCATGACCTAAAAAAGACTTCAAACATTCTGTTACTAGATCATACCACCAGTGAGCGAAAGCCAGGCCTGTGACTCGAGGCCCTATTACTCGACCGCCGCAACGGCAGTTTCCCCAGATCTTACGTCATCCGTTCGATGAGGCCTTCACTTCCACTGAACCCATCCGCCCAGTAACACCAATATCTACCTAGTAAGACCATCTGAGGCACGCATTTCGTTTCCTTTCTCCATTCCCCTTTATAGGCAGCAAACGGGTGTGGAAAGCAGAGAGCATAGCCTGCGCTCATAGTTACGAATTGGCGACCTCTGGACTGAGCTGGATTAGGCTGGCCCGTGCCAATCTCCCAGGTATCTCGACATTCCTAGAGGTCCACCACACGCAAATAATCCATCTGCTAGAACAAGACTATCGTTATCCCAAGCTCGGGGATTACCGTCATCGTTGTCGCCTTGTCGCTTCGCTTTTGACCGCGTTGACAACAACGGCGCTTTCTTCCGGTTGTCAACAACAATGTGTGGCCTTTACCGACTCTCATCATGACTACAGATAGTGCCCTGTCGTTAGTGTTTGCCCACAaccctttctcctccagatATTTTGTTCCATACTGACGCTATCCAATCCAATTCAGGTATCAGCCAACAGATTCCCTTATTCTTCCAACAAAGCGCCGTTTCTTCCCATTCAAAATACCCAACTAGTCTGTCGCACCCTTTAACTGGTCAGGATCATCAGCCCATGGACTAACGCCCCATAGCCATCAACAACTTCGCCATTATATCAGCACCGCCGATCGGGATCGAATATACGTCGTCGTCGATAGAGTGGTCTACGCAATTCACATTTCATCGCGAAAGCGGGAGACCATTGCTGTTATCCCATTCGAGCCGAAGTGCCTCGCTGCTGGATATGGCTGGATCGGTATCGGAGGAACCAATAATGGCGAGTGCGCTTTTGTGAAGCTTTCCGATCGCAATGTGCGTGCGTCTCGAGAGACACCGGGCAGCCAATCGGTGGATGTGGACAGCGCCTTGCCAATTGATCTCGAGCCTTCTCAGACGACCTCCCCACGAGCATCAGCAGGAGCTGAACAGACAAACTCGGGGTCTGGTGTCAGCCAACTACCGGAGGTTCAATTGCATAAATTTGGCGGCAGCATTGTGAACTCTGTGATCATTCACCGTTTACCAGCCGAGGAGAAAGGGTTTTTAGACGAGGACGTTGCGGTGCTAAGGTATTGCGGTCAATGTCAAGCTCTAATGAATCTCACTAATATGTTTGCAGCAACAATGATAAGTCCGTGACAGTCTATTCATTGACGCGCTCAAAGGTTCTGAAAAAGCTCAGCCACCCGGCATGTATGAATTATGCAATCATTTCACCGGATTCAAGCATCTTGGCTGCTGTTGGTGACGAAGCTAACGCATATTTTTATGGCCTTTCTCGGGATTTCTCCACCGTGGTTTCGACTGAGACCGGGGAGAAGCTGAGTGGCTGGACACTggaccttcttctctgcATTGAGATGGAGATTGGGCCGAGAATTGAAGACCGTTGTTGTTTCACCATTGCTTTCTCGCAGTCCAACAGACTTTGTGCCATCGGCTCTCAATCTGGCGTGATCACTATTTTCGACGTTAGAAGCATTCAAGAACGTGCCCTAGGGCCATCTGAGGAGAGTCCAATTGTCTGTTATTTCAATTCCTCGCGGCCTTGCTGTAACGGTGGAGCTGTGCGCTGTATGAGTTTTTCGCCTGAACCTTGGGACCTCCTTGTGTGGCTTGAAGATAAAGGGCGTGCTGGAATTGCAGACGTGCGCCAGGCCTTTGTCCGCAGACAGATTATTCAGCTAGATATGAATGATCCTGCCGTTGAGGAAGTCGATACAGAGCCGATTATTGATGAATCTACGAGCTTAGGGTTTGACCTCGATTTTCAACCTTCTCCCGAACCACGGCATGACCTTGATGCACGGGGTCTTCTTGACTCCATTGAAGGGTACTCGGGCGATCGGGCGAGTGACTTCAGTACCTCGCCATTGCGAGAGAGAATGATACATGATTTAACTGAAAGGGAGAGGTTGGTATTGGAATTCCTGAATACGGCGCGCTGGTCGTCAAGATTCGAAGATGGCCCGCCTGACCGGCTGGCCAGCGGCAGTGCTAATTCGCATTCACATTCTGGCTCTCGCGCTAGACATCAAGGTCCTACAAGCGGAGCTAATCGAGCACCCCGTCCTACTTCCCCTCGACCTGTCATACTCTCGCACATCAATCATGACGCAAGAAACCAAGATGCAAATCTGGACGATTCGACGCCCGATCCGCAGCCAAGTATCACACTGAGCTGGACCGCTTCGCCAGGAGAGCTAGAGTCCGCCGCATTGGCTAATCAGACCCATACTACGGATTCCAGCTCAAGTGACCAAGGTGGCTCAGGTAATGAGGGAGGAAGTACCAGTCGGCATCGTGGGACCCTAACCCGACCGTCGGCAAATTTTAACTATTCCAGTATCCCGTTGTTGTCGGGGAGAAACCACCAACGGTCTCGCTCTGTCCATAGACGCTCCGAGAGGCAAGATAATAGTATGGATATTCCCCACAATCTGAGAGCCAACATCGTGGCCGTAGAGCGGCTTCGACGACAGCGGCAGCTCATTAACGAAGCAGAGACGCTAAGCCGAAACAACCTACGTGAGCAGCGTTATACTCAACAATCCTCGTTCGGCTTTGACCATAGCCGCTCCCCACGGTGGATTCGAACCGTCATCAACGATCTTCCAGAGCGCAGTTACGGGATTGGACGCCGAGACCAGGATCCTAGTAGTTCTGCTGGACTTGGATTTGGGGCTGATGGGAGATCGCTGTAAGTAGTGGCTGACCGATATTTTCACACTGGCGCGGATGCACTAACCCGATATTTAGCTATATTGCAACTGTGACTGGCATCTTCGAATACCAGATTAACATAATGGACCGGAAGACATTCCCAGTGATCACGTATAGGTGatcagaaagaaaaagaaattgTGGACCCTTGCGGTCCGACCTATTGCAGGACACAGCCATTCTCAAAAGGTGCAATGGCATCAATAAAAGCAGTTTCACAAATAATGACCTATTATCATTGTCAGGATTGTCCAGTTTTGATGCTATGGCGAGGAATCAAAAACCCTCCCCGTCAACGAGCAAGCAGTTGGTGCTTTGGCTACTAATCATAATTATTCTAACTGTCCATATTTCTGTGCGTCATTGACCATAGGCACAttctggatcttctggaGTCTCATGTATAGTTGTTAGTTTCCAACCTTTAAGTGCACTCATTGGTGGCGTTAGGGATTTATGTTTTGATTTCATAATCTAATTTACTACCCTCTACACGGTTTCTGGAATGTTATAGGAACCAATTATAGAACAGTGGATAATTGTTCGCTACCTTGTAGTTAATCACTCTGCCGTATAGATCCTGCGGCTGCCGCAGATGGGGCTCCACCGGCCATGGCCCAACGTCACTTTCTGCCGGAAAGCTCTTGTTTCTCCCCCGCCATGTCCTCCATCCAACCTTAACATGTGTCTTGCTCCATAAGCTCCAGATTATTCACCTAGAGTCAACAacccccccccccaaaacTCAACCATACATAGAATTGATTTTTCCCGTCGCGATCTTTCGGAAATTGTCTAGCTTCCGCACTGAGTTTGGGAAGTCCCTTGAGGACCAGCAGCTGGAGCGAGGTGCATCCCAGCCTATAGGATACACGATTTTCAGGAGCCCTGTTACAAGCAATATCGAGCTTAGATGGAAACACTCAGTTCAACCTTAGCCCAGCTCGATCTGGGCTCGCAGAATATTGGCGGAAAGGCTTTTGATGAGCTCATTGCCGCTGAAGGGAATGGGACGTATCAGAACCGCGCACGCAAGCGCAGAGCTCGCCCATCCGCCGCGGAACTGCGACGCGATCTAGAGAACGAGTTTCTAACCCCATCCCCTCGGTTTAGCTCCGAGTGGTTAAACCGCCTGCAGAGGTAGGGTTGATGACCTTTGATGTTGTTATAATCTATATAATCTTACCTATGGTTCTGCTTCCTCTCTGCAGTGTGCTAACGGGAAACTAGGAGATGGGATGTATCAACGGACTACACGGATCTCTTTGAGATCGCTGATACACAAACCCGAACAATCGTTCGATTCGACCGCGAAGGCCTAGAGGGGCGTGTCACTGGGTATCATGAAGTGACGGTTCCGGCTAACAGCGCGAACGCAAAAAACTCGACGTCTTTGCTACGCAGGCCAGCAGGAAGGGCTGATTTCGTGCGGGGCGCTGCAGGGTTCTTTCCGTTCGCGCCAGGGGGTCTGGATGGCGTTGAGGCGATCGCGGAGATGGAGGCTGAAGTTCAGACAGCAGGGCCCTCTGGGTCTGCTGGAAAACAGGCCGGCCTGGATCGCATCATTAACTTCGCGTCTGAGGGGGGTTTATTAGAGGTAGCTCCTGGATTTTCGCGCGGACTGAAatttgaagaagcaaagtcgaaagaagctgcggacgacgatgaagaagtcgAACAGACTCTccaggaagaggaaagcaaCATCAATCCTGAACAGGATGAAACAGCATCCGACGTGGGAGGTGTGAAgatcgaagacgaggaaTCCGCCAgtgaggacgaggaagaagacgatatCGACACCCTATTACCTGTCGAGTTCCCGTCTTTGGAGCCGCGTGCTCCGCTGCTCTCAGCCTTCCAGAAAAAGGGTGGCAAAGAATGGGCACACGTCGTGGATGTTAATAAGGAAATTTCCAATTTCCACGAACTCGTTCCAGATATGGCTCGCGAATGGCC
It contains:
- a CDS encoding uncharacterized protein (transcript_id=CADANIAT00007010), whose product is MTTDSALSYQPTDSLILPTKRRFFPFKIPNYHQQLRHYISTADRDRIYVVVDRVVYAIHISSRKRETIAVIPFEPKCLAAGYGWIGIGGTNNGECAFVKLSDRNVRASRETPGSQSVDVDSALPIDLEPSQTTSPRASAGAEQTNSGSGVSQLPEVQLHKFGGSIVNSVIIHRLPAEEKGFLDEDVAVLSNNDKSVTVYSLTRSKVLKKLSHPACMNYAIISPDSSILAAVGDEANAYFYGLSRDFSTVVSTETGEKLSGWTLDLLLCIEMEIGPRIEDRCCFTIAFSQSNRLCAIGSQSGVITIFDVRSIQERALGPSEESPIVCYFNSSRPCCNGGAVRCMSFSPEPWDLLVWLEDKGRAGIADVRQAFVRRQIIQLDMNDPAVEEVDTEPIIDESTSLGFDLDFQPSPEPRHDLDARGLLDSIEGYSGDRASDFSTSPLRERMIHDLTERERLVLEFLNTARWSSRFEDGPPDRLASGSANSHSHSGSRARHQGPTSGANRAPRPTSPRPVILSHINHDARNQDANLDDSTPDPQPSITLSWTASPGELESAALANQTHTTDSSSSDQGGSGNEGGSTSRHRGTLTRPSANFNYSSIPLLSGRNHQRSRSVHRRSERQDNSMDIPHNLRANIVAVERLRRQRQLINEAETLSRNNLREQRYTQQSSFGFDHSRSPRWIRTVINDLPERSYGIGRRDQDPSSSAGLGFGADGRSLYIATVTGIFEYQINIMDRKTFPVITYR